The genomic DNA GAAAGACCTGCTGCCGCTTCTGGAAAAAATCGCCCGCACCGGAAAACCGCTGTTGATTTTGGCGGAAGAGGTTGAAGGCGAAGCGCTGGCCACTTTGGTGGTCAACAAGATCCGCGGAACTTTCACCGCCTGCGCGGTAAAGGCCCCGGGTTACGGCGACAGACGCAAGGCAATGCTCGACGATATCGCTGTTTTGACCAACGGAAAGGCGATAACCGAGGAATTGGGGATAAAGCTGGAGACCGTGGATATAGACGATCTCGGCCGGGCAAAAAGGGTCAAGATCGACAAAGAAAACACCACGATAGTCGAAGGCGCAGGAAAGACCGTGGCGATCAACGCCAGATGCGCACAGATCAAAAAACAGATCGAGGACAGCACTTCCGATTATGACAAAGAAAAGCTGCAGGAAAGGCTGGCAAAACTGCATGGCGGCGTAGCGGTGATCAATGTCGGCGCTGCGACCGAGACTGAAATGAAAGAGAAAAAAGCCAGGGTTGAGGACGCTTTGCACGCCACCAGGGCCGCAGCTCAGGAAGGTATTGTTCCGGGCGGCGGGGTCGCGTTGCTGCGGGCCATACCCGCTCTGGAAAAAATGAAGCTGGATGGCGACGAGAAGATAGGCGTGGATATCGTGAAGCGCGCCATCGAGGAGCCTTTAAGGATGATCGCCCAGAATGCCGGGCTTGAGGGATCAGTGGTCGTTCAACGGATCAAATCCGAGAAGACCAGCACCGGTTATGATGTTTCCCAGGACGCTTATGTGGATATGATCGACGCGGGCGTTATCGACCCCACTAAGGTAACCCGTTCAGCCTTGCAGAACGCCGCGAGTATCGCTTCGCTGCTTCTGACTACCGAGGCTGTGGTAACCGACCTGCCGGAAAAAGAAGGTAAGATGCCGGCAATGCCGGGCGGAATGGGCGGCATGGGTGGAATGGGCGGAGGAATGGGCGGATACTAAGCCCAAGCCGTTCTTAAACCTATGCGGCGGGAATAAAAACATTGGCCGGGCCAGTTTTGAACTGGCCCGGTCTTTGTTTTTTGAAAAAATGAAAGCGCTTTCCTTGACAATCAACATTTCCTGTGTTATACTTGAAAAAACCTTTACTTATTGAATAGCAAGGGGTTAAAATGCAGAACATCCTGAACGTACTCGGCCTTTTCAATTGGGTGGATATATTTGTTTTATTGGTTTTTATAAGGTTAGGCTGCATAAGCCTTAAAACCGGGTTATCCACGGAATTATTGAAATTTACCGGCACTTTTGCCGGGCTTTACCTGTCTTTGCACTATTATATTATTTTAGCCGGCCTTTTAAGCGGTAAAACCGCGGAAAAAAGCGGCCCTCCGGCTATATTCTGCCTTTCGTTCTTCATCCTGTTGGCGCTATCAGGTTATATAGTTTTCTTTTTCTTCCGTTTGTTCTTCAGTAAACTGGTTAAGGCTGAGGTGGTCCCTAATTTAAGCAAATGGGGCGCGTTCGTTATTTCTTTAGCCAGGGCGTCTTTGTTGTCCAGCATTGTTCTTTGCGCGTTCCTGGTCAGCGCTTCCCCGTATTTTACCAAGATCGTCCAAAGCTCTTATACAGGCGCCAGGGTCTCTAAAATCGCTCCCGCCACTTACACCTGGTTCTGGAACACGGTAATGTCCAAGTTTATGGTCAAGGAAAGCCTGAATAAATCTATTCCCGGCATAAAATAAATAAGATCTATGCAATTATCCAGAATTTACGATTT from Candidatus Omnitrophota bacterium includes the following:
- the groL gene encoding chaperonin GroEL (60 kDa chaperone family; promotes refolding of misfolded polypeptides especially under stressful conditions; forms two stacked rings of heptamers to form a barrel-shaped 14mer; ends can be capped by GroES; misfolded proteins enter the barrel where they are refolded when GroES binds), encoding MAKQLLFSDEGRRKILSGVEQLAAAVKVTLGPKGRNVVIDKKFGSPTITKDGVSVAKEVELEDPFENMGAQMVKEVAEKTSDIAGDGTTTATVLAEAIYREGLKNVTAGSNPMALKRGIEKAVEKIIEELKKLSTPIKDKKEIAQVASIAANGDSVIGDLIADAMEKVGKDGVITVEEAKSTATTLDVVEGMQFDQGYLSPYFVTDAERMEVILDDPYILIHEKKISSLKDLLPLLEKIARTGKPLLILAEEVEGEALATLVVNKIRGTFTACAVKAPGYGDRRKAMLDDIAVLTNGKAITEELGIKLETVDIDDLGRAKRVKIDKENTTIVEGAGKTVAINARCAQIKKQIEDSTSDYDKEKLQERLAKLHGGVAVINVGAATETEMKEKKARVEDALHATRAAAQEGIVPGGGVALLRAIPALEKMKLDGDEKIGVDIVKRAIEEPLRMIAQNAGLEGSVVVQRIKSEKTSTGYDVSQDAYVDMIDAGVIDPTKVTRSALQNAASIASLLLTTEAVVTDLPEKEGKMPAMPGGMGGMGGMGGGMGGY
- a CDS encoding CvpA family protein, whose amino-acid sequence is MQNILNVLGLFNWVDIFVLLVFIRLGCISLKTGLSTELLKFTGTFAGLYLSLHYYIILAGLLSGKTAEKSGPPAIFCLSFFILLALSGYIVFFFFRLFFSKLVKAEVVPNLSKWGAFVISLARASLLSSIVLCAFLVSASPYFTKIVQSSYTGARVSKIAPATYTWFWNTVMSKFMVKESLNKSIPGIK